In Cytobacillus oceanisediminis, the following proteins share a genomic window:
- a CDS encoding DoxX family protein — MDVITVTIQIILILIFAISISMKLTRTKSMVKHWSEYRYPLWFMQLTAFLESLSVGGLIIGFWLPKFILLSGSLIIILMLGALHAHFLRAKHRPIMGLNALTMLTLAIVITFIQIVK; from the coding sequence ATGGATGTTATAACGGTAACCATTCAAATTATTTTAATTTTGATTTTCGCAATATCCATTTCGATGAAATTAACACGTACCAAGTCAATGGTTAAGCACTGGAGCGAATATCGTTACCCCCTATGGTTTATGCAATTAACTGCTTTCTTGGAAAGTTTGAGCGTAGGTGGATTGATCATAGGATTTTGGCTTCCTAAATTTATTTTGCTTTCAGGATCCCTAATTATTATTCTTATGCTTGGTGCTTTACATGCTCACTTCTTAAGAGCCAAACATAGACCGATTATGGGGTTAAATGCTTTAACTATGCTTACTTTAGCTATCGTAATTACCTTTATTCAAATTGTTAAGTAG
- a CDS encoding Crp/Fnr family transcriptional regulator, which produces MDKIKYLSRIQLLGDLELEELKKYEPVIPMKVVKKGTIISSPHMDQKILYLIKSGKVRLYRLTESGKEFTVDILETGHLFGDIGTFTTGSENLYAET; this is translated from the coding sequence ATGGATAAGATTAAGTATTTATCGAGAATACAGCTTTTGGGGGATCTGGAACTGGAAGAATTAAAGAAATATGAACCGGTCATACCCATGAAAGTTGTGAAAAAAGGTACCATTATTAGTTCTCCTCATATGGATCAAAAGATATTGTATTTAATCAAATCGGGTAAAGTTCGTTTGTATAGATTAACTGAAAGCGGGAAAGAGTTTACAGTTGATATTTTAGAAACTGGGCATTTGTTTGGAGATATTGGTACGTTTACAACAGGTTCTGAAAATTTATATGCTGAGACATAG
- a CDS encoding Crp/Fnr family transcriptional regulator produces the protein MQFEKIIHENPSISLKLLEIISSRLKEVEELLEYMAYSSARKRLLFLLNKLTEKFGDKLSSSSPGDWIALDIYITHQELAMMMGSIRETVTALLNELNAEGIVRKAGRRGTMEVHSVRLKCALKEDG, from the coding sequence GTGCAGTTTGAAAAAATAATACATGAAAATCCAAGTATTTCATTAAAGCTTCTTGAAATAATCTCCAGCCGTTTAAAGGAAGTCGAAGAGTTATTAGAGTATATGGCATATAGCAGTGCAAGGAAACGGCTTTTATTCCTGTTAAATAAACTTACAGAAAAGTTTGGGGATAAATTGTCTAGCAGCAGTCCGGGAGATTGGATTGCACTTGATATTTACATAACTCATCAAGAATTAGCAATGATGATGGGCAGTATTCGTGAAACAGTGACAGCACTTTTAAATGAATTGAATGCAGAAGGAATTGTACGCAAAGCAGGAAGGCGAGGAACAATGGAAGTTCATAGTGTACGCCTAAAATGTGCATTAAAAGAGGACGGATAA